The following nucleotide sequence is from Mucilaginibacter sp. cycad4.
TAATTTAGTACGGTAGAATATGATAGATACCGGTAAAGTTAATCAAATATTACCAAAATCAGATGCTTCCCGAGCTAAAGAATAGGCGGCTTAGGCTAATCAAAATTGTTTCAGGCCGTATATATCTGATAAACACCTGTTATTGACCGGTTTTGTGCAGAACCTACGAGTAACGTGGTGATCTTCTTTTCAAGCATTAACTGCTCGGCATAGCCTACAAATTCTTCCTCATCAATAATAACCGGGTTAACGGTCATAATTTCGGCTATGGTTAAAGTTGAGGTATCAGGGTGTTTAAGCAAGGCCCTGCGAAGATCGCCATCTGTTACTACCCCCTTTATCCGGGACGCATCGCCTACTATAACCATACCTAACCTGCCTTCGGACATGCGCAGTAACAGGTCCATAAATGAGGCCTCTTCATTGATAAAAGGAAGCTTATCGGTACGCATCAGGTCTTTAACCTTTACCAGCAGTTTACGTCCAAGGCTACCTCCCGGATGAAAACGCGCAAAATCATGCTGCTGAAAGTTTCGCGACTCCATTAACGCTATAGCCAGGGCATCGCCCATAACCAGCGCCGCGGTAGTTGACGATGTTGGCGCCAGTTCAAGCGGGCAAGCTTCCCGTTCAACTTTTATATTAAGGTGATAACTGCAGTTTTTGGCAACGGTTGATACAGGGTTGCCTGTTATACCGATCATCACATTCTTATTCCACTTTAAATACGGGATAAGCTTCAGCACTTCGTCGGTTTCGCCCGAATAGGATATTAATAAAACAATGTCATTGGGGCCTACCATGCCCAAATCACCATGAAAAGCCTCTCCCGGATGTAAAAAAAAGCTTGGTGTGCCTGTGCTGGCCAATGTGGCAGCTATCTTTTTGCCAATCAGTCCCGATTTGCCAATGCCAATAACAACAAGTTTACCCGTTGATTTTAGTATGGCGTCAACAACTCTTGCAAACTCATCATCAATTAAACCGGCTACATGCTGCAGCGATTCTATTTCAATATCAAAAACCCTTTTTGCAATATCTTTCATGGATCCGGACATTCAGAAGAAAAAACTTACCCAACCAATGGTGCTAAAACCTTATCAAGTTCGTGCAGCTTAACCATGTTGGGGCCATCGCTCAGGGCATTATCAGGATCGGGATGCGTTTCTAAAAAATAGCCGTCGGCTCCAAAAGCCTTTGCTGCCAGCGCCATCATGGGCACAAAGGTGCGGTCCCCGCCGGTTTTTCCTCCTGCTCCGCCCGGGCGTTGAACCGAATGGGTACAATCCATACAAACCGGGTGGCCAAAAGCTTTCATATCGTAAATATTCCTGAAATCGACAGCTAAATTATTATAGCCATACATATTGCCCCGCTCGGTTAATATCACCTGCTTGTTGCCAGCTTCAATAACTTTTTGAGCGGGATAAAACATATCATGCCCCGAAAGGAACTGGGCTTTTTTTACGTTGACAATTTTACCTGTTTGGGCAGCTGCAACCAGCAGATCTGTTTGGCGGCATAAAAACGCAGGGATCTGCAAAATATCAGCAACCTCGGCTACAATAGCTGCCTGGAACGGTTCATGGATATCTGTAGTAACCGGTAAACCAAAGCGTTGCTTAACATTCAGCAGCATTTCCATGCCTTTCTCTAATCCCGGGCCACGGTATGAATGAATAGATGTACGGTTGGCTTTATCAAATGACGACTTAAATATCACCGGTACATTATATTTCTGTCCGGCTTCGGCTACTTTTTCGGCAACGGTATATAATAACTCCTGGCTTTCCATTACACAGGGACCAAGAATAAAGAACGGCTTTTGGCTTATTTGTTCAAACAGCATATTGTTAGGATCTATTTATCAGCCACAAAGATGATGATTTTTTTGAGAATCATACAGAAGGGCTATTCTCCCCGGGGCAAACGCGCATACGTGGGGTTAACAGGGTTAACACTTTTCAAAAAAACACTTATAAGGAATTCACAATCAACTATTTAATTTTTTACAGGGTTAACGCGTTCGGATATTTAAATGTGTTTGCCCTGTCCTTCCCCCCTTTTTTCATTCAAAAAAAATTTTGAAAAAATTTGCGTAAGTGATTGCTTACATATAAATTTGTAAGCAATCACTTACATATCATATTTGATTTAGATGAGACGAGATGTTTTCCAGGCCATTGCCGATCCAACCCGCAGGGATATCATTAACCTGATAGCCTTTAAACCCATGAACCTGAATGCCATAGCGGATAACTTTGATGTGAGCCGCCCCGCTATATCCCAGCATATAAAAATTTTAACCGAATGCGGCCTTATCGCTATTAAGAAACAAGGCCGTGAACGGTATTGCGAACCCCGGTTGAAACAGCTTGACGAAGTGGCCCAATGGGTTGAGCGTTACCGCAAGGTTTGGGAGGAAAAATTCGACGCTCTTGATAACCTGCTTGAAGAATTAAAAAACAATGATAAACCTTTAAAATAATCAATTATGACAAAGCAATTCTGGATCAATCTGCCTGTAAAAAATGTAAATGTATCAAAGGAGTTTTTCAGTAAACTCGGTTTCCGGTTTAATTCACAATTTGGGAACGGACCAAATTCTGCAGCCATGCAGGTTGGAGAAAAGGATGTTACCGTAATGCTTTTTGACGAAAGCACCTTTAAAGGCTTTGTCGAAAACTGCGGCCTGGCGGATACAACCAAAGGAGTTGAAGTTCTGCTGTCTATCGATGCGGAAAGCAAGGAAGAAGTTGATGAACTGGCCCAAAAAGCAGTTACCGCAGGCGGTAAAAGCAATCATAAACCCCGGGAAATGGATGGCTGGATGTACGGATGCCTGTTTACGGATCCCGATGGCCACAGCTGGAATGTACTCTACATGGATATGAGCAAAATGCCAGGGAGATAAAAAAGTAATTTGTCGCTAATACCCCCTTATCTCGTCGTTTTTGGACACTATTACCCCTTGCTATTGCCGCTAACTTTGAAATATCAAAAGCAACAAATTTTAACCAATAAAAACAAAAACCAATGGCAACATTTAAAGCAACCCAGAAAGTAACTCCTTTTTTATGGTTTAACGGCAACCTTGAAGAAGCAATGAAATTTTATACTTCGGTATTTAAAAACTCAGAAAGCGAAGTAAGCTCACTTACCGATCCCGGCAACGGCCGCAAAATGTTAGTCGGAACATTTCGTATAGAAGACCAGCAGTTTTTAGCGCTGGACGGAGGACCGATGTTCAATTTTTCGCCGGCTACTTCGTTTTATATAAACTGCAAAACCCAGGAGGAAATTGATTACCTGTGGGAAGCACTACCTGCAGGCGGCGGCAAAACCAGTCAATGCGGCTGGCTCGACGATAAATTTGGCGTTACCTGGCAAATTGTTCCTGAAGTTATGAGCGAATTACTTTATAACAACGAGAACCCTGAAAAAGCTAAAAGAGTTATGAGCGCCATGATGCAGATGACCAAAATGGATATCAAGCTTTTGCAGGAAGCTAACGATAACGATTAATCAATCACCTAAATAAAAAACACCATGATCACCACAAAAAATCAAACAGAAATTAAGGCCGAACCCGGTAAACAGGAGCTTTTTATAACCCGCGAATTTGAAGCACCGCGCGAACTTGTTTTCAGAGCTTTTACCGATCCTGAGCTTATTGTTAGATGGCTGGGCCCACGCGAACTTAAAATGCGCATAGATAAGTTTGACTGCCGCAGCGGAGGCGCTTACCGTTATATTCATACCGACCCGGCCGGTAATGATTACGGTTTTCATGGTGTGATCCATGACGTAACCGCGCCTGAACGTATCATCCAAACATTTGAGTTTGAAGGATTGCCCGAAAGCGGTCATGTTACTTTAGAAACTGCAAAATTTGAAGCGCTGCCAGGTAACCGCACAAAGGTAACTACACAATCAGTTTTCCAGTCGGCGGCTGATCGTGACGGCATGCTGCAATCAGGTATGGAACGCGGGGTAAATGATTCGCACTGGCGTTTGGATGAGCTTTTTGAAGCAGGAGAAATAAAATAAAAGCTAAAGCAGAACGCACAAAGCTAAGCTTCTGACTGGAAACAACAATCGTGTACTATTGCTTACCCTTCCTGATTGCTTCAAGTATCGTTTTCATTTTTTCCTTAGCTGCGGTTGAACTGATTTCATGCTTCATAACCATCAGGCATTTGCGGCACAGGCAATCGGGATAGGTTAAGCGGATATAATCGCGCTCCTGGTCGGTAAAGCTGATGCCCTGGCACTGGCACAACAGGATGCTGCCTACTTTGCATTCAAACGGCTCATTACACCGCGGGCAGTATTTATTTTCATGCTTTGTCATACTAAGTATATAAAACTACTGTGTATCCTTACGGATACACAGCAGTTAATTTATTTAAGCAGTTACATTGCTGATAACATTTTCACGGATAGCCTTTGCAGCTTCAACCATCTCTATTAAGGCCTTTCGGGTTTCATCCCAGCCCCGCGTTTTTAAACCACAATCGGGATTTACCCAAAGCTGGGCATCGGGTATTACCGCCTGGGCGCGTTTAAGTAAACAGATCATCTCTTCCCGGTTAGGCACGCGGGGCGAGTGAATATCATATACACCGGGGCCAATTTCATTAGGATACTTAAAATCGGCAAAAACATCCAGCAGCTCCATTTGCGAGCGCGACGTTTCTATCGTGATCACATCGGCATCCATGTCGGCTATGCTTTTAATGATATCATTAAACTCCGAATAGCACATATGCGTGTGGATCTGTGTACTGTCCTGAACGCCGCTTGCCGAAATCCTGAAAGCTTTAACTGCCCAGTCAAGGTAATTTGCCATGTCATCCCTGCGAAGCGGTAATCCTTCGCGAATGGCCGGTTCATCTATCTGGATAATCCTGATGCCGGCGCTTTCCAGGTCACAAACTTCGTCACGAATGGCCAAAGCTATCTGCGTACAGGTTTCGGAACGGGGCTGGTCATTGCGCACAAACGACCATTGCAAAATAGTCACCGGGCCGGTCAACATACCTTTCATCCATTTTGAGGTTAATGACTGCGCATAAGCCGACCATTTTACCGTCATGGACTGTGGCCTTGATACATCGCCATAAATAACGGGTGGTTTAACACAGCGGCTGCCATAGCTTTGCACCCATCCATTTTGTGTAAAGGTAAAGCCTGCCAGTTGTTCGCCAAAGTACTCTACCATATCATTACGTTCAAACTCGCCATGTACCAGCACATCCAAACCTATTTCCTCCTGCCATTTTATAGCCTTTTCTGTTTCGGCAGCTATCAGTTTATTATACTCCCCCGGGGTTATTGCACCTTTTTTTAATTGGGCCCGCCAGCTTCGTACTTCGGCTGTTTGCGGGAACGAGCCAATGGTAGTGGTAGCAAAAAGCGGCAGGTCAAGCAGTTGCTGCTGTTGCTCTTTCCGGGCAGGAAAAGCACTTATACGCTTTGCATCATTTTCGGTGATGGCGCTTACACGTTGTTTAACCGCCGGGTTATGGATCAATGCAGATGTTCGGCGGGCTTCATTTGCCTGCCGGTTTTTTGCCAGTTGATGCAGGCTGCTATCGCTCACCGCATCTTCCGATAATTTGCTGAGCAACACCACTTCGTTTATTTTTTGGCGCGCAAAAGCCAGCCACTGCTTAATTTCGGGAGTAAGCACTTCATCGTTGGTTTCATTTTGCAGATCGCATGGCGAATGGATCAATGAGCATGAAGGGGCTATCCAAACGCGGTCGGCACCTAACTTATCTTTCGCATTCTTTATAATGCCCAGTGAGTTAACAAAGTCATTTTTCCAGATGTTGCGCCCGTCAACAACCCCTAAAGAGAGGATAGTTTTTTGCGGCAAATGGGCTATCACATCATCTAATTGCTGAGGGGCACGAACCAGGTCGATATGTAAAACATCAACCGGTAATACTGTTGCCAATTGAGTATTATCGCCCAGGCGTTCAAAGTAGGTTGCCAGTACTATCTTCAGGAAAGGAAATTCTTTCTTCAATTGCTTATAGGTATCTTTAAATACCTCCTGTTGTTTTTCGCTTAAATCAAGCGCTAAAAACGGTTCATCAAACTGAACCCACTCGGCACCTAAAGCCTTAAGCTTATTCAGGATATCAAAATAAACAGGCAGCAGATTTTTAATAAGGTCTACCCTATCCAAACCAGCCTCTTTCTCTTTGCCCAGCAACAGGTACGATACAGGGCCGAGCAATACCGGTTTACTGACTATGCCCAACTGTTTGGCCTCATAAAACTCATCGATAACTTTGGTGGAGAAAAGTTTAAACTGCTGATCTTTATAAAACTCGGGGACTATGTAATGATAATTGGTATCAAACCATTTGGTCATTTCCATGGCTACCACATCCAACCCCTCTTTTTGATAGCCACGCGCCATGGCAAAATACAGATCGAGCTCGGTATTGCCCTTTTGCCCAATCACTTCATGATAGCGTTTAGGAATAGCGCCAAACATCAATGAATGATCAAGTACCTGATCATAAAATGAAAAATCATTTGAGGGGATCAGGTCAATCCCGGCTTCTTTTTGCAGCAGCCAGTTTTCTTCCCTGATGTATTTACCAACGGTAAGCACATTTTTTAAACCCGTTTTACCTGCCCAATAGTTTTCGCAGACTTTTTTTAATTCGCGCCGGCTACCAATACGCGGGTAGCCTAAATTTTGCGTTAGCATTTCTTTTAATTGATTAAATGAATAAATCGGTTAAAAGCCCTTTAAGCTAAGCTTCGTAATGTTTTGTGATATATAAAATATGGAGAGAATATATGGGCACAAGCCTGTCATAACGGGCTATGGACCCAAACAGGCAAGTAATCATAACCCTGACCAAAGCTTCATACCGCGAAAGCATTGTCAATTCAGTATTAGGCAGGTCTCCTGACTTGTAACATTTTTGCCGTCCTTCCCACCCCTATTTCATCGGGACAGTGGACATCACTGGCAAAAACCTTTGTGTTACTTACAGTTGCGCGACAGTTCGTGATTTGCACACGATTCCCTATTAATCTACAATTAAGTAAAACCTATACCGGTTGATGAAGTAAAGTAAAGAACTTATCAGGGCAAATATAAGGATATGCCGGCTGAATATCCAGGTTATTTTATTGGTGAAATCATAAGTCACACCATGGTCAATAAACACGTAAGCCTGTTAAACCCTCAAATTGTACCACTCCCGATGCAAACTGATCCTTACCTTTGGCAGCTTCTATGAACCAGAAAACACATTCAAACCCTCCAGGCTTTGGCTGGGCGGTGTTAACCACCAGCCTCGCCTTTGTAGTAGCACAACTTGATGTTTCGATCGTTAATATTGCATTACCTGAAATTGCAAAAGCATATCATGCCGGTATCAGCACCCTGCAATGGGTTATTGACGCATACACGCTTGCATTTGCAGTACTCATGCTATCGGCAGGCAGCCTCGGCGACCTATTAGGATCAAAAAAGATCTTCCAGATTGGCATGATCATTTTCGGCATTGCATCAGCAGGCTGCGGTTTGGCCCCTGACGCCATTACGCTTATCATTTGCCGTGTGGCCCAGGGAATCGGGGCTGCTATGATGATCCCAAGTTCGCTTGCATTGCTCAATCACCAGTTTGCACATACACCACAAACACGTACGCGGGCCGTAGGCTTGTGGACAGCTGCCGGAAGCGCCGCCATGGCGGCCGGCCCTACCATTGGTGGTTTACTGATCGCATTCAGCAGCTGGCGTTTCATTTTTATTGTTAACATCCCAATTTGCATAATTGGTTATATCCTGAGTTTTAAAATGGAGCAAACGGCAAAAACAAGCAAGAGGAGTTTTGATCTGCCCGGACAACTCACCTGGATGCTTTCGGTCACCACGCTCATTAGTGTAATTATTGAAATACCCCGGCTTGGATTAGGCCATGTACTCATCTGGGGAGGGCTTATTCTGAGTTCATTGATTTTCGGTCTTTTTTTATGGATTGAAAGGAAAACAGCACACCCTATGCTTCCATTCCACCTGTTCAGGTCAGGGAGGTTTAACGCGCTTTTAATACTGGGTGCGGTTTTAAACGGATCTTACTACGGCAGTGTTTTTATTTTAAGTCTTTATTTGCAAAAAGTACTTAACTATCCTTCTATTATGGCCGGGCTGGCATTTCTTCCGCTTACTGTAGGTTTTGTGATCTCCAATGTGATCAGCGGCCGCATCATTAACCGCTATGGCATCCGCACACCTATCATTGTTGGCCTTATTATGTTTGCCGCCGGCTTTGCAGGTTTATTCATAGCTCACGAGCACACTCCGTATCTTGAACTGTTCCTGCCTTTCCTGCTCATCCCGATGGGCATGGGCCTTGCTGTACCAGCCATGACCAATGGTATTTTATCAAGCGTGGATAAAACATTATCAGGAACTGCCTCGGCTATATTAAATACGGCAAGGCAAACAGCGGGGGCCATAGGTGTAGCCGTTTTTGGCGCAATGGCTGCAGGAGGCACACTGGCCATTTTAGGCGCCGTGTCAAAAAGCGCAGCCATATCCATTGGCTTAACCGCTTTCGCTATGTTATTAATTGTAAAAGGACTAAGAAAACAAAATCGCTGATATCATCACAACAAAATGAAAGCCGATAATTCCTTACCGGCTTTCATTATTCCATAAGGTTATATAAAACCCGGGGAATCTTATTCCTTATACAACTGCTACCTCAGCAGTTAAAATAACAGCCGCTTCTTCTTGTTTTTGGTGCGAAGCCCTCGCTTTGATGAAAAGCACCAATGTAACAACAGCCAATACCGCGAACGCTAAATAAGCGGTTCCTAATAACTGCTGATTTTTGATAGCCATAATATTTACAATTCCGTAGCTAAAAAATGAAGTGATGATATAAAGCGAGCCGCCGGTTACGCCGCTTGCAATACCCGCATTTTTTGAAAACCGGCCTAAACAGTAAGCAAATATATTATTGAATATAAAGCCCGATAACAGGTGAACCAATGCTGTAAAGGCCATTAGCGTAAATAAATTTGTTTTAATTCCTGATGTAAACACCATTAAAGCAGCAAAGCCTAATTGCAGGGCAAGCGCTACCGATACTTTTTTGATGAGCGGTTTCCTGATGAGGGTTTTTGAAATAATGCCGCCCGCCATCAATGATACCCCCGAAAGCAACGAACAATAACCGGTTACCACGGGCGACAAATGAAATACATGTTCAATTATAAAAGGACTGCTCATACCATACACCACCAACATGGCATAACTCAGGGAGATGAGGATGAGGCCCAGAGAAAAATCACGGGTTTTAATGGTGGCCAGGTAAACCTGCAGAATACTTTTGGCTTCGAACGGGTGATAATTTTTCAATGATTCACCACCGTATACCAACTCTAAAACAAGTAACGAAAGAGTGGCTATCCCCAGGAAAAGGAAGTTGGATTCCCAGCCAAAAGCAGCTTCAAGGTAGCCCCCGATAAAGGGTGCAACAATAGGCGCAGTTGCCCAGATGATAGAAAAGAGGCTGGTATAATGTTTAAGCTGCTCGCCCGAATACATATCTACAAAATATGCCCTCTTCCCTACCACTATAAGTGCTACGGTGATGCCCTGCAAAATACGCATAGCATAAATAAGCTCAATATTGTGGCAGATAGCTATGATGAAACTTGCAAATGCAAACACCAGTAAAGAGACAGTACCAATACGGTACCGGCCAAAGCTATCGAGCAAACTGCCAACAAACAATTGACTTACGCCCGAACTGATCATAAACGCGATGAGCGAAAGCTGAACGGCCGAATTATTGACAGCTAATTCCCTGGCCATGGAGGGCAGGGAGGGTATATAAATATCAGTAGCAAAACCCGAAAGCGGGATCAGCGCGAACGCTAAAATTGTGCTGATGCCCCTGTGGTGTTCTTTTATAAGTTTCATAGCTTAATATTAAAATTTAACAGATCGTAAAAACGGTATTGTTATGCGCTTTTTATTGAAAACAAAAATAGACTAATTGGTTTATTAAATGAAACCATTCAGTCTACTTTTAGCCATATTTACATTACTGTGTCAATCGCTGTTTAATCGGCTTATAAACTATACATTCATAAGATCAGTGTAAAAAAACCAACCTAAAGTTATACATTTACAAAAAGAACCTACAAATAAAACATTAATTAACAGACATTTATAAACAATAAAACACACAGTTAATTTTCACAACCAATCAACCGCCTTTACTTTTTTAAACCATTTAGTCTATATTTGCATATTAAATAACTGAAGATGAACAAAGGCGAGCAAAAAAGGCAATTCATTATTGAGCAGGCAGCCATTCTATTTAATGAAAGGGGGATTGCCGGCACCTCGGTTGATGAGGTGCTTGAAGTTGCCAATACCAGTAAGGGATGTTTTTACGGTCATTTTGAAAGTAAAGATGAACTGGCACAAGCCGCCGTCGATTACCTTTTAGGCAAACTAAACGACAGAAGGAACAACACAGTAAGCAAGCATAAAACCGCCATTGCCAAGATCAATGCCGCTTTAGACAACAGCAAAAACCCATTGAAAAGTTATATTGAAGGCGGCTGCCCAATAGTTAACTTTTCGACAGAGACGGATGATACTAACCCGGCCATCAAAAAAAAGTTAAAGGACATGGTTGACACCGCTATAGCAACCTATGCCAATATTATTCAGGACGGAATTGATAACGGAGAACTCTCAAACGCTATAAATCCTGTTGAGTTTGCAACGCGGATGATGCTTTCGATAGAAGGCGGCAACGCGATATGCAGGGTATTAAACAGCACAAAGCCAATGCAGATCATGATCAAAAGCCTGAAAACCGAACTGGC
It contains:
- a CDS encoding KpsF/GutQ family sugar-phosphate isomerase — encoded protein: MKDIAKRVFDIEIESLQHVAGLIDDEFARVVDAILKSTGKLVVIGIGKSGLIGKKIAATLASTGTPSFFLHPGEAFHGDLGMVGPNDIVLLISYSGETDEVLKLIPYLKWNKNVMIGITGNPVSTVAKNCSYHLNIKVEREACPLELAPTSSTTAALVMGDALAIALMESRNFQQHDFARFHPGGSLGRKLLVKVKDLMRTDKLPFINEEASFMDLLLRMSEGRLGMVIVGDASRIKGVVTDGDLRRALLKHPDTSTLTIAEIMTVNPVIIDEEEFVGYAEQLMLEKKITTLLVGSAQNRSITGVYQIYTA
- a CDS encoding TetR/AcrR family transcriptional regulator, translated to MNKGEQKRQFIIEQAAILFNERGIAGTSVDEVLEVANTSKGCFYGHFESKDELAQAAVDYLLGKLNDRRNNTVSKHKTAIAKINAALDNSKNPLKSYIEGGCPIVNFSTETDDTNPAIKKKLKDMVDTAIATYANIIQDGIDNGELSNAINPVEFATRMMLSIEGGNAICRVLNSTKPMQIMIKSLKTELASYALEKA
- the kdsA gene encoding 3-deoxy-8-phosphooctulonate synthase, translated to MLFEQISQKPFFILGPCVMESQELLYTVAEKVAEAGQKYNVPVIFKSSFDKANRTSIHSYRGPGLEKGMEMLLNVKQRFGLPVTTDIHEPFQAAIVAEVADILQIPAFLCRQTDLLVAAAQTGKIVNVKKAQFLSGHDMFYPAQKVIEAGNKQVILTERGNMYGYNNLAVDFRNIYDMKAFGHPVCMDCTHSVQRPGGAGGKTGGDRTFVPMMALAAKAFGADGYFLETHPDPDNALSDGPNMVKLHELDKVLAPLVG
- a CDS encoding MFS transporter, whose product is MNQKTHSNPPGFGWAVLTTSLAFVVAQLDVSIVNIALPEIAKAYHAGISTLQWVIDAYTLAFAVLMLSAGSLGDLLGSKKIFQIGMIIFGIASAGCGLAPDAITLIICRVAQGIGAAMMIPSSLALLNHQFAHTPQTRTRAVGLWTAAGSAAMAAGPTIGGLLIAFSSWRFIFIVNIPICIIGYILSFKMEQTAKTSKRSFDLPGQLTWMLSVTTLISVIIEIPRLGLGHVLIWGGLILSSLIFGLFLWIERKTAHPMLPFHLFRSGRFNALLILGAVLNGSYYGSVFILSLYLQKVLNYPSIMAGLAFLPLTVGFVISNVISGRIINRYGIRTPIIVGLIMFAAGFAGLFIAHEHTPYLELFLPFLLIPMGMGLAVPAMTNGILSSVDKTLSGTASAILNTARQTAGAIGVAVFGAMAAGGTLAILGAVSKSAAISIGLTAFAMLLIVKGLRKQNR
- a CDS encoding VOC family protein, producing MATFKATQKVTPFLWFNGNLEEAMKFYTSVFKNSESEVSSLTDPGNGRKMLVGTFRIEDQQFLALDGGPMFNFSPATSFYINCKTQEEIDYLWEALPAGGGKTSQCGWLDDKFGVTWQIVPEVMSELLYNNENPEKAKRVMSAMMQMTKMDIKLLQEANDND
- a CDS encoding VOC family protein; this translates as MTKQFWINLPVKNVNVSKEFFSKLGFRFNSQFGNGPNSAAMQVGEKDVTVMLFDESTFKGFVENCGLADTTKGVEVLLSIDAESKEEVDELAQKAVTAGGKSNHKPREMDGWMYGCLFTDPDGHSWNVLYMDMSKMPGR
- a CDS encoding metalloregulator ArsR/SmtB family transcription factor, whose product is MRRDVFQAIADPTRRDIINLIAFKPMNLNAIADNFDVSRPAISQHIKILTECGLIAIKKQGRERYCEPRLKQLDEVAQWVERYRKVWEEKFDALDNLLEELKNNDKPLK
- the metE gene encoding 5-methyltetrahydropteroyltriglutamate--homocysteine S-methyltransferase; its protein translation is MLTQNLGYPRIGSRRELKKVCENYWAGKTGLKNVLTVGKYIREENWLLQKEAGIDLIPSNDFSFYDQVLDHSLMFGAIPKRYHEVIGQKGNTELDLYFAMARGYQKEGLDVVAMEMTKWFDTNYHYIVPEFYKDQQFKLFSTKVIDEFYEAKQLGIVSKPVLLGPVSYLLLGKEKEAGLDRVDLIKNLLPVYFDILNKLKALGAEWVQFDEPFLALDLSEKQQEVFKDTYKQLKKEFPFLKIVLATYFERLGDNTQLATVLPVDVLHIDLVRAPQQLDDVIAHLPQKTILSLGVVDGRNIWKNDFVNSLGIIKNAKDKLGADRVWIAPSCSLIHSPCDLQNETNDEVLTPEIKQWLAFARQKINEVVLLSKLSEDAVSDSSLHQLAKNRQANEARRTSALIHNPAVKQRVSAITENDAKRISAFPARKEQQQQLLDLPLFATTTIGSFPQTAEVRSWRAQLKKGAITPGEYNKLIAAETEKAIKWQEEIGLDVLVHGEFERNDMVEYFGEQLAGFTFTQNGWVQSYGSRCVKPPVIYGDVSRPQSMTVKWSAYAQSLTSKWMKGMLTGPVTILQWSFVRNDQPRSETCTQIALAIRDEVCDLESAGIRIIQIDEPAIREGLPLRRDDMANYLDWAVKAFRISASGVQDSTQIHTHMCYSEFNDIIKSIADMDADVITIETSRSQMELLDVFADFKYPNEIGPGVYDIHSPRVPNREEMICLLKRAQAVIPDAQLWVNPDCGLKTRGWDETRKALIEMVEAAKAIRENVISNVTA
- a CDS encoding cysteine-rich CWC family protein, which gives rise to MTKHENKYCPRCNEPFECKVGSILLCQCQGISFTDQERDYIRLTYPDCLCRKCLMVMKHEISSTAAKEKMKTILEAIRKGKQ
- a CDS encoding SRPBCC family protein, with translation MITTKNQTEIKAEPGKQELFITREFEAPRELVFRAFTDPELIVRWLGPRELKMRIDKFDCRSGGAYRYIHTDPAGNDYGFHGVIHDVTAPERIIQTFEFEGLPESGHVTLETAKFEALPGNRTKVTTQSVFQSAADRDGMLQSGMERGVNDSHWRLDELFEAGEIK
- a CDS encoding MFS transporter; its protein translation is MKLIKEHHRGISTILAFALIPLSGFATDIYIPSLPSMARELAVNNSAVQLSLIAFMISSGVSQLFVGSLLDSFGRYRIGTVSLLVFAFASFIIAICHNIELIYAMRILQGITVALIVVGKRAYFVDMYSGEQLKHYTSLFSIIWATAPIVAPFIGGYLEAAFGWESNFLFLGIATLSLLVLELVYGGESLKNYHPFEAKSILQVYLATIKTRDFSLGLILISLSYAMLVVYGMSSPFIIEHVFHLSPVVTGYCSLLSGVSLMAGGIISKTLIRKPLIKKVSVALALQLGFAALMVFTSGIKTNLFTLMAFTALVHLLSGFIFNNIFAYCLGRFSKNAGIASGVTGGSLYIITSFFSYGIVNIMAIKNQQLLGTAYLAFAVLAVVTLVLFIKARASHQKQEEAAVILTAEVAVV